TCCAGCACAGGCAACGATGGGAGCAAAACCAAATCTCTTCAAGGAAATACTTTATTACGCCGAGGGGCGACAACACCCTGACCACCCACTGCATGGATTTTTCTGGCCTATGTTGCGATATAGGCAATTAAAGCATTCAATAACTTAAAAGCCAAAAGCAAAGGGGGCCTGCACATTCAGGCCAAGGAAATCAACAAGATAACTCCGAGCAGCTTGACCATTACCCAGGACACGCTGCTCGCCTTGTCGGATGGAGCTCTTATCTAGTTTTTCAGCACACATTCAGACGAATGCTTCACGAACAAACCCATATCCAAACAAGTCACTAGCGAAAACTCATCCAGCCTCAAGTTCAAAAGACTGTTCAAGCAAACAACGGAACAGCTGATCTTTGCTTTCTGCTAAAAACTGTTGCTCGAGGGGATCACCGCCAGGCCAATTGCGCAGCGCATCGCAAGTGGTTTTGTACGCCAATCGCAACGCTTCTCGGCTTAAGTGGACAGTCGCGACGATTTCTTCGGAATGATCCTGTGACATGGGATAACTCGTTATTTTTCAGAAATGACCCGTGCTGTAGCAGCCTTTTGCATGAAGTAAAGGTCTAAAAGCTGTCCAGCTACTTCTTTAAGCTCATCCATATCGCTGGCCTGTTGGATAGCCCCCTGAAGCCGAAGCTTCTCGAATTGGAAGTGGAGAGGCAAACCCATGGCGAAGCAGTCATTCCAATCAAATGTAAAGAACCATCAAGATTCAATTGGTAGTCATTTCTACTCAAAGCAAATCCCATGTCTCGGCCCATGGCCATGCGCCATGGAGTGCAGCTCTAGCTGGTCGCGCCGCAGCAAACACGGACTTTTGAAGGTGAGCTGAGATGGGCGATCCAGGTTTCGAACCAGGGACATCCTGCTTGTAAGGCAGGCGCTCTACCGCTGAGCTAATCGCCCTTAGACAGGGATTCTGCCTGAAGATGGCAGGCTACGTCCAACATTGTTTCTAAAGCATGGCTTCCGGCCGGAAGCACGATCGCGCCACCTGTGTCCTCGCTCTGATCTACGGGGCCATCTGGTGGCCATGGCTAGGGATCAGTGGTGCCGCCGGCAGTGCCGCGGCCTTTTTATTCGGCGGCCTCTTTCTTTCTCCTGATCTCGATATCAATTCCAGGCCCTATCAACGCTGGGGTGTGCTGCGCTGGCTGTGGTGGCCCTACCAACGCCTGATCCATCACCGCTCGGTGCTATCGCACAGTCCATTCCTAGGAACGGCGATTCGGCTCGCCTATCTCAGCCTCCTCGTAGCGGCGATCAGCTGGCTAGGCAGCCGTTGGGGAACGCCTACGCCAGATCAATGGCGCAGCTGGCTGCAACAGGCATGGAACGAATCATCAAACGCCATTTTGATCGGGCTGATTGGTCTTGAAGCAAGCGCTTGGCTGCATCTGATTCAGGACGGGGACCCCATGCCAAAACTGCCGATCAAGCGTCCGCTGTCTCACAAACGAAGACGCCGACGCCGAGGTTGACCTTGACCTAGACCTTGACGCCCTCGTTGGGCACGGCTGGTGGCTGTCCTGCCAACGAGACTTAAAGACTCCTCCACCTACCCCCATGAGCGACGCCATGCACGATCTGGTCGAGGTGGTCGCGCAATTACGCGACCCCGACCACGGTTGCCCTTGGGACCTCAAGCAAACGCATCAGACCTTGGTGCCCTATGTCCTAGAGGAAGCTCACGAAGTCGTGGACGCGATCCGCCATGGGGATGATCGGCACCTCAAGGAGGAGTTAGGCGATTTGCTTCTGCAAGTGGTGCTCCATGCCCAACTTGCTCAGGAACAACAACGCTTCGATCTCGACGCGATTGCGCGTGGAATCACGGACAAGTTGATTCGCCGCCATCCGCATGTCTTTGGCCATGCAGAAGCCCATGACAGCGAAACCGTCTCCGCGAATTGGGACAGCATCAAAGCCGCAGAACAAGCGGAACGGGGAGAGGTTTCCTCCGAATCAACCAGCCCATTGAGCGATCAACTCACCAAGAAAGTCCGTGGACAACCCGCTCTGGCTGGAGCGATGACCATCTCGCGCAAAGCCGCAAAGGCAGGGTTTGAGTGGGATGACATGAAGGGGGTTTGGGACAAAGTGCATGAGGAGCTTGATGAACTCAAGGAAGCGGTGTCTTCTGGTGATCAACAACATGCTCAGGAAGAGCTTGGTGACTTGTTGTTCACGCTTGTGAATGTGGCTCGCTGGTGTGAGATCCAGCCGGAAGAAGGCCTCGCCGGCACCAACCAGCGCTTTCTCGATCGCTTCTCTCGCGTGGAAACCGCCCTGGGAGGAGATCTCCAAGGACGCAGCATCAAGGAGCTTGAAAGGGTGTGGCAACAAGCAAAGCTGGCAATCCGTGCTGAACAAGCCTCCAAGCCCACAGCACCCAACAACCACCCCTGACAGGGAGCAAGCGCCCCATCGATCAATCGTCCAAGGACGGACGCTGTTGGCGATTTCTTTTGATCTGACCGCGACGCCCTTTGGCCTCAAGCCGTCGCTGCACCGCACCTCTGCCAGGCCGCGTAGCCCGGCGCTGGGGAGGCGGTGGCTTCAATCCCTCACGCAACAGATCAGCAAGCCGAGCCATCGCTCGCTGGCGGTTTTGCCACTGAGATCGCTCCTCTGCTGCCACCACACGCACACAACCATCCACCAGTCGCGATCCCAGTACCTCCATCAATCGTTGTCGCCGAAAGGGGCCCAGCGCCGACGAATTCGCCAGATCGAACACCAGCTCAACCCTAGAATCCGTGGTGTTCACGCCCTGCCCTCCAGGACCTGAAGCGCGAGAAAACCGCCATTGAAGCTCCCTTGAAGGGATCACCAGGCGAGCATTCACGGTGAGGTCCTGGGGCATCGTTCCAGCACTCCGTCACGGCATCAATCGCTGAACGACCGACTGACACCCCTGACCTTGGCATTTCGCCCTCAAGCCGGTGCTGGTTTTAGCTGGATGGAGCGAACGTCTAGCGACCCGCCATGACCACGGCACCTCAGACCAGTGGCAACTGGATCGATGAGCACCACAACGGCGTGCGCTACGGCCTGGAGGGACGCGTGCTGGTGGACGAGACCAGCCCGTTTCAGCGCATCACTGTGATCGATAGCCAGCGCTACGGGAAAGGACTCCTCTTGGACGGCTGCTGGATGACGGCAGAACACCAGGAACGCCACTATCACGAGCCATTAGTCCATCCTGCGCTCTGTTCGGCCGAGGCCATCGAGCGCGTGCTGGTGATCGGCGGTGGTGATGGCGGGACCGCCCGCGAATGCCTGCGCCACCCAGGGGTGAAGCACCTCGACATGGTGGAGATCGACCGCCGGGTTGTGGAGCTCAGTCAAGAACACCTCCCTTCAATCGGAGGCGGGTGCTGGAACGACCCCCGCTTCCAGCTGAGAATTGGGGATGGAATCGCCTGGGCTGCTGAAGCTGAAGACGCGTCTTACGACGTTGTGCTGGTGGATGGATCCGACCCCACGGGGCCCGCGGAGGGCCTGTTCAACCGTGCCTTCTTTGGCCACTGCTGCCGCATCCTCAAGCCGGGGGGTGTCTTTGCCACTCAAAGCGAATCACCCGAAGCCTTCCGCCAAGTGCACATCGACATGGTGAAGGTCATTCGGGAGCTGTTTGGCCACGCTGATCCTCTCTACGGCTGGGTGCCGATGTATCCCAGTGGCTGGTGGAGCTGGACCTTTGCGGCAAAGGATGGGCCCCGTTACCTCACCGTTCAAACCGAACGCTCCACGGCCGTGGCCGAAGGGTGTGCCATCTGGAGTCCCCGCTGGCAGCAAGGAGCCTTCCACACCATTCCAGCCTTCATTGAACGGGAACTCAATCCATGACCAATCCAACAACCCGAACGATTGATCAGAACCTGTTTGACGATGAGGGTGCCATTTTCATGGGAGCACGGCGCAATCCAAGCGGATGCCGCGTGGCCCTCTTTGGCGTTCCCTATGACGGCACCACCTCATTCCGCCCTGGCACCCGCTTTGGCCCAGCCGCGATTCGTGAGGTGAGCACAGGTCTTGAGACCTACTGCCCCCAGCTGGATCGGGACCTCGAAGACCTCGCTTACGCCGACATAGGAGCTGTTGAGATTCCCTATGGCGATCCGGAGCCCGTTGTGAATGCCGTGCGCCACGCCACCAGCACAGTGCTAGCTGCAGGGCTGAAACCGCTGATGCTTGGCGGTGAGCATTCCATCAGTTCTGGTGCGGTTGCTGCTGTAGCGGAGCAACACCCCGACCTCGTGCTCGTGCAACTCGATGCCCATGCCGACCTCCGGCAAGAGTGGCTTGGAACCCGTCACAGCCATGCCTGCGCCATGCGCCGCTGTTTGGAGGTGCTTCCCAGCCAACAGCTCATGCAGATTGCGATCCGTAGCGGCACCTGTGATGAGTTCAAAGAACTGCGTCGCAGCGGACGCCTGATCTCCATTCAAGACATCCCGGAGCGAATGAACGCGCTCAGGGGACGGCCGATCTACCTCACGGTGGACCTCGACTGGTTCGACCCGGCTGTGATGCCAGGGACAGGGACCCCAGAACCAGGTGGATTTGTGTGGAACGATTTCGCAGCCGTCATCAACGAGCTAAACCATCACCGCCTCATCGGCGCAGACGTGGTGGAACTCGCTCCCCAACTCGATCCGAGTGGGATCAGTAGCGTTTTGGCGGCCAAAGTCACACGCAGCCTGCTGCTGTTGCTGGCCCAATAGGCAACGCAAACCATCGCTCAGGCATTCAATCAACGGCATGAAACATCAAACAACCAAGCATGAAAGACTTGGCATTGATAAGCCCCCTAGCCCTCAAGCCTCAACAAAGAAGCCAAAACGACCAAAATGAATGCTGAGCCGCATTCACAGCCGAACTGTTCGTTCGGAAACCTGATCAGACGTTTGCATCGAATCACAAAAATCCAACTGACGATCCATTGGGATCAACAGAGGCTCCTGAAGATTGAGCTCGGGAAGTGATGGTGGACGACACGTCCAGTGGTGACAAAACACCTGGTTCGCCAACTCCGCATGAACGGAGAGTCGTCGTAACCGACACCATCCAGATCCTGTTGCTGCAGGGGGAGTGCAGTGCACGCAGGATTGACAACTTGACTGAGTCACATCTCACCTGCCGAAACGCGTGCTCAGACTAAGGACGCTTGCCAAAGCGGACCACAAAACCGCCGCAATCTGCTGCTTTGCTTCCAATTCCAGAATTGATCCCAATTCAAGCGCAAATTGGTTCATAGGATTTAAGCGCCAGCACCTCAGTCATGGACAAGAACTTCACACCGCTCCATGACCTCTGCATCGCGGCCGGAGGTCGCATGGTGTCTTTCGCTGGATGGGAGATGCCCGTTCAGTTTTCAGGGCTCATGGCTGAACACAAGGCCGTACGCAGCGAAAGCGGCATGTTTGATATCTCCCACATGGGAGTTCTGCGCATTGAAGGTGCCAATCCCAAAGATGCTTTACAAGAACTCGTACCAAGTGATCTGCACCGAATCGGTCCGGGGCAAGCCTGCTATTCGGTGTTGCTGAATGAGCAGGGCGGAATCATTGATGACTTAATCATTTACGACCTCGGGCCATCGTTGGTAAACGCGAACCACGAAACCTTGCTGGTTGTGATCAATGCAGCTTGCGCAGAAACCGACACAGCCTGGATTCGCCACCATCTTGAGAAAGCTGATCTGCAGGTCCTCGACGAAAAGAAGGACGGGGTGTTGGTCGCTCTCCAAGGGCCAACGGCCATCAGCCTGCTGGAGCGATTGAGTGGCAGCGATCTCAGCGAGCTACCGCGCTTTGGCCACTGCAGTCTCAACATTCACGGGCTGAAAGCTCCGGTTTTCACAGCCCGCACGGGCTACACCGGAGAGGATGGCGTGGAGCTGCTGCTCAACGCAGACGACGGACGGCAGCTCTGGCAGCAATTGCTTGAGGAGGGCGTGACACCCTGCGGCCTTGGCGCTCGCGACACCCTGCGACTGGAAGCCGCCATGCATCTCTACGGCCAAGACATGGACGCCGGCACCACCCCCTTTGAGGCGGGCTTGGGGTGGCTGGTGCATCTGGAGATGCCAGCCAGCTTCATCGGACGGGACGCGCTTGAACAAGCCGCTGAACAGGGACCGTCCAAGCGTCTGGTGGGCTTGAAGCTGAAGGGGAGGTCGATTGCTCGCCACGATTACCCCGTCATCCACAACGGGACGACCGTGGGCGTGGTGACAAGCGGCAGCTGGTCTCCCACCCTCGAAGAGCCCATTGCTCTCGCCTCCGTTCCCCCAGCCCTCGCCAAACTCGGCACAGAGCTGAGTGTGGAGATCCGTGGGCAGCTGCAGCCGGCCACTGTCGTGAAACGCCCCTTCTATCGCCGTTCCCAGTAGAGGCACGGGCTCCTGGGCACAGGTTGTGGGCACAGGCTGTGGGAAACTCGCCTCTCTCCAGCGAAACTCCCATGCGCAGCAACGGATGCGGCGACCTGCGCGACACGCACATCGACGAAACCGTTCAGCTCTGCGGCTGGGTGGATCGTCGCCGCGACCATGGCGGGGTGATTTTTATCGACCTGCGCGACCGCAGCGGCACGGTTCAAATCACCGTGGATCCCGACCTAGGTGCTGATGCCTTTGCCGTTGCCGAACACTTGCGCAGTGAAACCGTCTTGCAAGTCGAGGGATTGGTTCGGGCCCGTCCTGGTGAGTCGCTGAATGACCGACTGGCCACCGGTGCGGTGGAGGTTTTAGCGAGCAGCATCCACGTGCTCAACAGGGTGAAGGGCACGCTGCCCTTTCCTGTGTCTGTGCATGACGAGGAAAACACGCGCGAAGAACTGCGCCTCCGCCACCGCTTCTTAGATCTGCGCCGCAAGCGCATGAACGACAACCTGCGCTTGCGTGCCCAAACGATCCAAACGGCACGGCGATTCCTTGAAGACGAAGGGTTTATCGAAGTGGAAACTCCGGTGCTGACCCGCTCAACCCCAGAGGGCGCCAGGGATTACATCCTTCCCAGTCGCGTCTGCGGCGGTGAATGGTTCGCACTCCCCCAGTCCCCGCAGTTGTTTAAGCAGTTGCTGATGGTGGGCGGCATTGAGCGGTACTACCAAGTGGCTCGCTGCTTCCGCGATGAGGACCTACGGGCGGATCGGCAACCTGAGTTCACGCAACTGGACATGGAGATGAGCTTCATGGGCCAGGAAGAGATCCTCGCGCTCAACGAGCGTCTGATTGCCGCCATCTGGAAAACGGTCAAAGGGATTGATCTGCCTCTGCCCTTTCCACGCCTGACCTGGCACGAGGCGATGGAGCGCTACGGCACGGATCGCCCCGACACCCGTTATGGCATGGAGCTCACCAATGTGAGCGACATCGTGAAAGACATGGGCTTCAAGGTGTTCAGTGGAGCCGTGAAGTCCGGCGGCTCCGTGAAGTGCATTGCGGTTGCCGGAGGCAATGACGCTGTGTCCAATGTGCGGATCAAACCCGGTGGTGATGTGTTCAGCGAAGCCCAAGCGGCAGGAGCCGGTGGCTTGGCCTTCATCCGGGTGCGAGAGGGCGGCGAAATCGACACCATCGGTGCCATCAAGGACAACCTCTCAGACGAGCAAAAGCAAACCCTGCTGCAGCGCACCGGGGCTGAGCCAGGAACCCTGCTGCTCTTTGGCGCTGGAGACACCGCGACGGTGAACAAAGCTCTCGACCGCGTGCGCCAGTATCTCGCCAAAGAGATGGGGCTCATGAAGCCCGACAGGGACAACGATCAGTGGAATTTCCTCTGGGTCGTCGATTTCCCGATGTTCGAATTCAACAAGGACAAAAATCGGCTGGAAGCCCTGCACCATCCCTTCTGCGCCCCAAACACCACCGACCTGGGCGATAACGCTGAAGATTGGGCAAAAAACCTCCCCACAGCACGAGCTCAGGCCTACGACCTGGTTCTCAACGGACTGGAACTAGGAGGGGGCTCCTTACGCATCCACGACTCCGCCCTGCAACGTGAAGTCCTGAACAGCATCGGGCTTGCTCCGGAAGAGGCCCAAGAGCAGTTCGGCTTCTTGGTTGATGCCCTCGACATGGGCGCACCTCCCCACGGTGGACTGGCGTTTGGTGTGGACCGCATGGTGATGTTGCTCGCCGGAGAGGACTCCATCCGCGACACGATTGCGTTCCCGAAAACCCAGCAGGCACGTTGCCTCATGACGGCAGCGCCGGCAGGGGTCTCCGAGCAGCAGCTCGAGGATCTGCATGTCGCGAGCACCTGGGTCGATCCCGTGACAGAGAACACTGACTAGTCGGAGCGCAAAACCCGAACAGAAACCGACGTTTCTGCAGACCAACTGGCTTAAACCGAGACCCTTGAGACATCTCATCGAATTCTCAGTCCTTTGTCCGCCAGCTCCTCATCGACGGGATCCACCCCGATCCGCTGGAGCGGCGGCAACGACCTGTTGCGTCTCTACTTGCAGGACATCGGTCGGGTAGACCTGCTCACCGCTGAAGACGAGGTGGTGTTGTCGCGCCTCGTGCAGCAATACGAGCGCCTAAAGCGCGAAGAACGTCAATTCGCCGAAGATCATCCTGCAATCGAACGGTTGCTATGCCTTGAGGAACTGCAGTTGAGAGAGGCGAACCATCTCTCTCACTGGCCCACAAGACAGGAATGGGCACGGGCTGCCGAGATGCCTTTGCAAGAGCTGAACCTGGCCCTCACCGAGGGCTATCAAACCTGGGCGGATCTGATCACCTCCGACAGCCGTGACCTGCAACGGCGTCTGCGTGAGGGGCGGAAGGCCCGTGACCGGATGATCCAGGCCAATTTGCGCTTGGTGGTGGCCGTAGCGAAGAAGTACCAGCACCGAGGCATGGAGCTGCTGGATCTCGTCCAGGAAGGCACGTTGGGGCTGGAACGGGCGGTCGAAAAGTTCGATTCCACCCGAGGCTTTCGCTTCAGTACCTACTCCTACTGGTGGATTCGCCAAGGCATCACCAGGGCGATCGCCACCCAAAGCCGCACCATCCGCCTCCCCGTCCACATCACCGAAAAGCTCAACCGCATCAAACGGGTGCAGCAAGAAATTGCCAGCACGGAGGGGCGCACCGCTTCGGTGACAGATCTTGCGAGGGAGCTGAGCGTCAGCGAAGACACCGTGCGTCAAACCCTGGCTCGCGTCCCCCGTTCCGTCTCCCTGGAAACCAAGGTGGGCCGTGATCAAGACACCCAGCTTGGCGAGCTCCTCGAAGACGAGCACGCCACACCAGAGCAGACCCTGACCCGTGATGCACTCCACGACGATCTCGAACACCTGCTGGATGAGCTCACCCCGAGGGAAGCCACCGTGATTCGCTGTCGCTTTGGACTTGAAGACGACACTCCCCGAACCCTCGCTCAAATCGGCGAAGACATGAACCTCTCCCGCGAGAGGGTGCGTCAGATCGAAACCCGAGCGCTTTTGAAGCTGCGCCAACCCCAGCGCCGCAGCAAGGTGCGCGATTACATCCAAGCCCTGGATTCCTAAACCAACCAGCCGTTTCCACTCTCATCAACCATGGCTAGTCACTCCGCCATCGACATCGGCATCACCAGCACACAACGGGAAGAGATCGCGGCTGCAATCAGCCGCCTGCTCGCAGATACCTACGTGCTGTACGGCAAAACCCACGGCTTCCATTGGAACGTGACCGGGCCGATGTTCAACACGTTGCACCTGATGTTCATGAACCAATACACCGAGCTGTGGAACGCCCTCGACGTCATCGCTGAACGCATTCGCGCCCTTGGCGTTTTGGCTCCCCATGGCGGATCCACCCTGGCCGGCTTGGCCTCGATCCCAGAAGCAGAGCAACAACCTGCAGCCCTCGACATGGTGCGTGAGCTGGTGGCTGGCCATGAGGCCGTGGCCCGTACGGCACGAAGCATCTTTCCGCTGGCAGAGGCTGCTAACGACGAACCGACTGCTGACCTGCTCACCCAACGGCTTCAGATCCACGAAAAAACAGCCTGGATGCTGCGCAGCCTGCTGGAAAACTAAGCATCACTCCAGGCTGGAGTTGACCGCAAGCTCAAAAGGAACCGCCCGATTGGGAAGTTTCAAGAGTTCAGCACTCATCGACGCGATGTCCTCGGGCTGAGTCATCGCTTCGGCTTCCATCGCCTGCGTTGGCCAGCGATCGCTCGAACCGCTGCGCACAGCAGCCGCCATATCCGTATTCACCCAGCCAGGACAAATCGCCGTCACCCGAATTCCTGCAGCCCAGCCCTCATTGCGCATGGTTTGGCAGAGACCAAGCAGGGCAAATTTGCTGGCGCTGTAGGCCGCCAGGCGACCCTTGCTGCGCTTCCCACTCATGGAAACCAAAACCTGGATGCGACCTTCTCCATGGGATGCCAACTGCGGCCAGGCAGCGCGCGTCAACCACCACGGTCCCATCAGGTTCACATTGATGGTGTGGGCGATTTCATGCTCTTCGCTCGGCTCAAACAGAAGCGGCACACGGCTGAAGATCCCAGCGCTATGGATCACGCTGTCGAAGCCACCAAAATGCTCGATGGTGGAATCAACCCAGGCCTGGGCCGCCGCTGGGTCCTCAGCCGCATAGGGCTGAAGCAAGACCCGTTCACTCCCAACCAAGTCAGGGTCAAGGGGGGTCTGTCTCAACACTTCCAAATCGCGAAGCCCAAGGCTGAGGCGATGGCCGTCAGCAAGAGCGCGTTCAGCGACAGCTCGACCAATCCCACGACTTGCACCACTAATCAGGAGAGTGCGCACAGCTACACGGGTGAAGGTCTACAGCGGTAAATTGACACGTTGCCGAGCAAGCCATGGCCAAGTTCGTGTTTGTCACCGGCGGTGTGGTCTCCAGCATCGGCAAAGGGATTGTGGCCGCGAGCCTCGGGCGCCTGCTGAAGTCTCGGGGCTACAGCGTTTCCATCCTGAAGCTGGATCCCTACCTCA
This portion of the Synechococcus sp. ROS8604 genome encodes:
- the aspS gene encoding aspartate--tRNA ligase encodes the protein MRSNGCGDLRDTHIDETVQLCGWVDRRRDHGGVIFIDLRDRSGTVQITVDPDLGADAFAVAEHLRSETVLQVEGLVRARPGESLNDRLATGAVEVLASSIHVLNRVKGTLPFPVSVHDEENTREELRLRHRFLDLRRKRMNDNLRLRAQTIQTARRFLEDEGFIEVETPVLTRSTPEGARDYILPSRVCGGEWFALPQSPQLFKQLLMVGGIERYYQVARCFRDEDLRADRQPEFTQLDMEMSFMGQEEILALNERLIAAIWKTVKGIDLPLPFPRLTWHEAMERYGTDRPDTRYGMELTNVSDIVKDMGFKVFSGAVKSGGSVKCIAVAGGNDAVSNVRIKPGGDVFSEAQAAGAGGLAFIRVREGGEIDTIGAIKDNLSDEQKQTLLQRTGAEPGTLLLFGAGDTATVNKALDRVRQYLAKEMGLMKPDRDNDQWNFLWVVDFPMFEFNKDKNRLEALHHPFCAPNTTDLGDNAEDWAKNLPTARAQAYDLVLNGLELGGGSLRIHDSALQREVLNSIGLAPEEAQEQFGFLVDALDMGAPPHGGLAFGVDRMVMLLAGEDSIRDTIAFPKTQQARCLMTAAPAGVSEQQLEDLHVASTWVDPVTENTD
- a CDS encoding metal-binding protein → MASGRKHDRATCVLALIYGAIWWPWLGISGAAGSAAAFLFGGLFLSPDLDINSRPYQRWGVLRWLWWPYQRLIHHRSVLSHSPFLGTAIRLAYLSLLVAAISWLGSRWGTPTPDQWRSWLQQAWNESSNAILIGLIGLEASAWLHLIQDGDPMPKLPIKRPLSHKRRRRRRG
- a CDS encoding RNA polymerase sigma factor, RpoD/SigA family translates to MSASSSSTGSTPIRWSGGNDLLRLYLQDIGRVDLLTAEDEVVLSRLVQQYERLKREERQFAEDHPAIERLLCLEELQLREANHLSHWPTRQEWARAAEMPLQELNLALTEGYQTWADLITSDSRDLQRRLREGRKARDRMIQANLRLVVAVAKKYQHRGMELLDLVQEGTLGLERAVEKFDSTRGFRFSTYSYWWIRQGITRAIATQSRTIRLPVHITEKLNRIKRVQQEIASTEGRTASVTDLARELSVSEDTVRQTLARVPRSVSLETKVGRDQDTQLGELLEDEHATPEQTLTRDALHDDLEHLLDELTPREATVIRCRFGLEDDTPRTLAQIGEDMNLSRERVRQIETRALLKLRQPQRRSKVRDYIQALDS
- a CDS encoding Dps family protein: MASHSAIDIGITSTQREEIAAAISRLLADTYVLYGKTHGFHWNVTGPMFNTLHLMFMNQYTELWNALDVIAERIRALGVLAPHGGSTLAGLASIPEAEQQPAALDMVRELVAGHEAVARTARSIFPLAEAANDEPTADLLTQRLQIHEKTAWMLRSLLEN
- the mazG gene encoding nucleoside triphosphate pyrophosphohydrolase produces the protein MSDAMHDLVEVVAQLRDPDHGCPWDLKQTHQTLVPYVLEEAHEVVDAIRHGDDRHLKEELGDLLLQVVLHAQLAQEQQRFDLDAIARGITDKLIRRHPHVFGHAEAHDSETVSANWDSIKAAEQAERGEVSSESTSPLSDQLTKKVRGQPALAGAMTISRKAAKAGFEWDDMKGVWDKVHEELDELKEAVSSGDQQHAQEELGDLLFTLVNVARWCEIQPEEGLAGTNQRFLDRFSRVETALGGDLQGRSIKELERVWQQAKLAIRAEQASKPTAPNNHP
- the arfB gene encoding alternative ribosome rescue aminoacyl-tRNA hydrolase ArfB, with amino-acid sequence MPQDLTVNARLVIPSRELQWRFSRASGPGGQGVNTTDSRVELVFDLANSSALGPFRRQRLMEVLGSRLVDGCVRVVAAEERSQWQNRQRAMARLADLLREGLKPPPPQRRATRPGRGAVQRRLEAKGRRGQIKRNRQQRPSLDD
- a CDS encoding SDR family NAD(P)-dependent oxidoreductase, translating into MRTLLISGASRGIGRAVAERALADGHRLSLGLRDLEVLRQTPLDPDLVGSERVLLQPYAAEDPAAAQAWVDSTIEHFGGFDSVIHSAGIFSRVPLLFEPSEEHEIAHTINVNLMGPWWLTRAAWPQLASHGEGRIQVLVSMSGKRSKGRLAAYSASKFALLGLCQTMRNEGWAAGIRVTAICPGWVNTDMAAAVRSGSSDRWPTQAMEAEAMTQPEDIASMSAELLKLPNRAVPFELAVNSSLE
- the gcvT gene encoding glycine cleavage system aminomethyltransferase GcvT; the encoded protein is MDKNFTPLHDLCIAAGGRMVSFAGWEMPVQFSGLMAEHKAVRSESGMFDISHMGVLRIEGANPKDALQELVPSDLHRIGPGQACYSVLLNEQGGIIDDLIIYDLGPSLVNANHETLLVVINAACAETDTAWIRHHLEKADLQVLDEKKDGVLVALQGPTAISLLERLSGSDLSELPRFGHCSLNIHGLKAPVFTARTGYTGEDGVELLLNADDGRQLWQQLLEEGVTPCGLGARDTLRLEAAMHLYGQDMDAGTTPFEAGLGWLVHLEMPASFIGRDALEQAAEQGPSKRLVGLKLKGRSIARHDYPVIHNGTTVGVVTSGSWSPTLEEPIALASVPPALAKLGTELSVEIRGQLQPATVVKRPFYRRSQ
- the speB gene encoding agmatinase, which gives rise to MTNPTTRTIDQNLFDDEGAIFMGARRNPSGCRVALFGVPYDGTTSFRPGTRFGPAAIREVSTGLETYCPQLDRDLEDLAYADIGAVEIPYGDPEPVVNAVRHATSTVLAAGLKPLMLGGEHSISSGAVAAVAEQHPDLVLVQLDAHADLRQEWLGTRHSHACAMRRCLEVLPSQQLMQIAIRSGTCDEFKELRRSGRLISIQDIPERMNALRGRPIYLTVDLDWFDPAVMPGTGTPEPGGFVWNDFAAVINELNHHRLIGADVVELAPQLDPSGISSVLAAKVTRSLLLLLAQ
- the speE gene encoding polyamine aminopropyltransferase, which encodes MTTAPQTSGNWIDEHHNGVRYGLEGRVLVDETSPFQRITVIDSQRYGKGLLLDGCWMTAEHQERHYHEPLVHPALCSAEAIERVLVIGGGDGGTARECLRHPGVKHLDMVEIDRRVVELSQEHLPSIGGGCWNDPRFQLRIGDGIAWAAEAEDASYDVVLVDGSDPTGPAEGLFNRAFFGHCCRILKPGGVFATQSESPEAFRQVHIDMVKVIRELFGHADPLYGWVPMYPSGWWSWTFAAKDGPRYLTVQTERSTAVAEGCAIWSPRWQQGAFHTIPAFIERELNP